One genomic segment of [Phormidium] sp. ETS-05 includes these proteins:
- a CDS encoding LysR substrate-binding domain-containing protein, with product MTLEQLRIFLAVAEYLHFTRAAEALFITQPAVSAAIQNLEAEYGVKLFHRIGRRIEIAEAGKLLQIEAQKIIDQVVQAERGLKELNNLQRGELKLGASLTIGNYWLPGKISQFKRQYPGINIDCTLANAEEICEGTATGIFDFGLLTGEVKPTLESYLDQEVVGSERLQIVVGKSHPWFQRPEITVSELDQTDWVMREPGSGVQQMFEQALQSWGVDPSQLNVVLVLPSSDMIKAVVENDMGAAAIPDLMVTKELQLATLRSVTVMPNKGVARQPLEILQKIWKLKHRQRFQTKIASVFEDMLQL from the coding sequence ATGACACTGGAACAGTTGCGAATTTTCTTAGCCGTAGCGGAATACCTGCACTTTACCCGAGCCGCTGAAGCACTTTTCATTACTCAACCAGCCGTGAGTGCGGCCATCCAGAACCTGGAGGCGGAATATGGCGTGAAGCTGTTTCACCGCATCGGTCGCCGCATAGAAATCGCGGAAGCTGGGAAATTATTGCAAATAGAAGCCCAAAAAATTATTGACCAAGTAGTTCAGGCGGAGCGGGGTTTAAAAGAATTAAACAACCTCCAGCGAGGCGAATTGAAACTGGGAGCTAGTCTCACCATTGGCAACTATTGGCTCCCTGGTAAAATCAGTCAGTTTAAACGCCAGTATCCCGGGATTAACATTGACTGTACCCTCGCCAATGCCGAGGAGATTTGTGAGGGAACCGCTACGGGTATCTTCGATTTTGGGTTACTCACAGGGGAGGTGAAACCGACTCTGGAAAGTTATCTCGATCAAGAAGTAGTGGGGAGCGAACGCCTGCAAATTGTGGTGGGTAAGTCTCACCCTTGGTTTCAGCGGCCAGAAATTACCGTTTCCGAGCTGGATCAAACTGATTGGGTGATGCGCGAGCCCGGTTCTGGGGTGCAGCAAATGTTTGAACAAGCCTTGCAAAGTTGGGGGGTTGACCCGTCACAATTAAACGTAGTGTTAGTTTTGCCCAGCAGCGATATGATTAAAGCTGTGGTGGAAAACGATATGGGAGCGGCGGCAATTCCCGATTTGATGGTGACAAAAGAACTACAGCTCGCCACCCTACGTTCTGTGACAGTTATGCCAAATAAAGGAGTAGCTCGGCAACCTTTAGAAATTTTGCAAAAAATTTGGAAGCTGAAGCATCGCCAGCGTTTCCAGACAAAAATTGCTTCAGTTTTTGAAGATATGCTACAGCTTTAA
- a CDS encoding sulfite exporter TauE/SafE family protein, with the protein MNYLFLSSLSFFIGIIVGLTGIGGTSMITPMLIFTFQVPAAVAISSDVVAATMMKIVGGWKHWRQQTLDRQAVKWLACGSVPGALTGVGILHLIKGVEGLDINFLLLRCLGVALLLVTTVALVKYLLLTWAPQMQLPALPKLDLETRRGRILAVGVGAILGFLVGMTSVSSGCLFALVLITLFQLEPQKLVGTDIAQASILLSFTSLGHLSLGTVDWSLVVPIWIG; encoded by the coding sequence ATGAACTACTTATTTCTGTCATCTTTGAGCTTTTTCATCGGCATTATTGTGGGTTTAACCGGAATTGGCGGCACCTCTATGATTACCCCCATGTTGATTTTTACCTTTCAAGTACCCGCCGCCGTTGCCATCAGTTCTGATGTAGTTGCAGCCACCATGATGAAAATTGTGGGAGGTTGGAAACATTGGCGACAGCAAACACTAGACCGTCAAGCCGTGAAATGGCTAGCGTGCGGGAGCGTTCCCGGTGCCCTCACTGGGGTAGGGATTTTGCACCTTATCAAAGGCGTGGAAGGATTAGATATTAATTTCCTGCTGCTGCGTTGCTTGGGAGTCGCACTCCTCCTAGTAACTACCGTCGCATTAGTCAAATATTTGCTGCTCACCTGGGCGCCACAAATGCAGCTACCAGCACTACCAAAATTAGATTTGGAAACTCGCCGGGGTCGCATATTGGCAGTAGGAGTGGGAGCGATTTTAGGCTTTTTAGTGGGAATGACCAGCGTTTCTTCTGGCTGCCTGTTTGCCTTAGTGCTGATTACCTTGTTCCAGCTAGAGCCCCAGAAGTTAGTAGGGACAGATATTGCCCAAGCATCGATTCTGCTCAGCTTTACCTCCCTTGGACACCTCAGCTTAGGCACAGTGGATTGGAGTTTAGTCGTGCCGATTTGGATTGGTTAG
- a CDS encoding PAS domain S-box protein: MLQIQPAWETTKRPSSKSIADGAPVGIFHTDAKGTCLYVNDCWCKLTGLTPKEALGQGWHKGIHPDDRERVLEAWNLALQANQPFHSEYRLVRSDGSLAWALTQAVGEIGDDRRVIGWIGTAVDITERHRWEQDLRHREQFLHSIYEGTDQFIFVVEVLQEGEYSFAGWNRTGERLLGITSAEIIGQTPEAVFGVTKGGSLRQHLLDCIGAGTSIHYEECYLIDNAETWWLTTLNPVKDDLGRIYRIIGTAHDITERKQAEIERQNLVSIVDNNSDFIALASAEGKPFYINAAGRKLLGIDSGSETTGLNMFKFFMPEDLERVVLRYIVPAVMDVGSWSGELRMRHFQTGKPISVDYSIFKIKNPETGETIGLATVCRDITERKRSEEAVRRSSALFQEMAAREALLNRISTLIRNSLELDKILKNVVEQIASLLQIERCWFSWLLRKGESPAWNVVSEVRRPDLPSFLGKTPADLKEPLVAKLFNLEIIHEDDVVMSRVTGMDRMAELGCRALLYLPIQTLSGDIGVIGCASVSGRRHWEAGEVELLSAVCSNLAIAINQADLYQQSRESARLALAKSLELERTLMQLQQTQSNLVQAEKMSSLGQMVAGVAHEINNPVSFIYGNLIHAQEYTNDILKVIQLYREAYPQATPEIDDAIDEVDLDYLVEDLPHLLSSMKVGADRIREIVKSLRTFSRLDEAEKKRVNLHENIDSTLMILHHRLKGKANTTGIQVIKSYGQIPEVDCYSGQLNQVFMNLIANAIDALEDRDQGLSMAEKRAHPSTIEITTAVVDDCVRISIADNGPGMKREVISKIFDPFYTTKPVGKGTGLGLSISYQIVERHGGQLRCMSELGHGTEFIVAIPLQASSKIC, encoded by the coding sequence ATGTTACAAATCCAACCTGCCTGGGAAACAACCAAGCGCCCCTCTAGTAAAAGTATCGCAGACGGCGCTCCCGTGGGGATATTCCACACGGATGCTAAGGGGACTTGTTTATATGTAAATGATTGTTGGTGCAAATTAACTGGATTGACTCCAAAAGAAGCCTTGGGACAGGGATGGCACAAAGGGATCCATCCTGATGACCGAGAGCGGGTGTTGGAAGCATGGAATCTGGCATTACAAGCAAATCAGCCTTTTCACTCGGAGTACCGCTTGGTACGGTCCGATGGCAGTCTTGCTTGGGCACTGACACAGGCAGTGGGAGAAATAGGGGACGATCGTCGTGTAATAGGCTGGATTGGAACGGCTGTGGATATTACGGAACGCCACCGGTGGGAGCAGGATTTGCGCCACCGGGAGCAGTTTTTGCACAGCATCTATGAAGGCACGGACCAGTTTATCTTTGTAGTGGAAGTATTACAGGAGGGAGAATACAGTTTTGCAGGATGGAACCGCACGGGAGAAAGGCTGTTGGGGATTACCTCTGCTGAAATCATCGGCCAAACTCCCGAAGCGGTATTTGGTGTCACCAAGGGAGGCTCCCTGCGCCAGCATTTGCTGGATTGCATAGGTGCCGGGACTTCTATTCACTATGAGGAGTGCTACCTCATCGATAATGCGGAGACTTGGTGGCTGACAACTCTCAATCCTGTGAAAGATGATTTGGGGAGAATTTACCGGATTATTGGCACTGCCCATGATATCACGGAGCGCAAGCAGGCAGAAATCGAACGGCAAAATTTAGTCTCGATCGTGGATAACAACAGCGATTTTATCGCGCTGGCGTCGGCGGAGGGTAAGCCGTTCTACATTAATGCTGCAGGCAGAAAGCTCCTGGGGATTGACTCTGGGAGTGAAACCACTGGCTTGAATATGTTTAAATTCTTCATGCCAGAAGACTTGGAGCGGGTGGTTTTACGGTATATCGTGCCAGCGGTGATGGATGTGGGGAGTTGGTCTGGGGAGTTGCGAATGCGGCATTTTCAAACCGGTAAGCCGATCTCGGTGGATTACAGCATCTTTAAGATTAAAAACCCGGAAACTGGGGAAACTATCGGCTTGGCAACGGTTTGTCGGGATATCACCGAGCGCAAGCGTTCTGAGGAAGCGGTACGCCGATCGTCCGCTTTGTTCCAAGAAATGGCCGCCAGGGAAGCTCTACTCAATCGGATCAGCACCCTGATTAGAAATTCCCTGGAACTGGATAAAATCCTCAAAAATGTGGTAGAACAGATTGCCAGCTTACTGCAAATCGAGCGTTGCTGGTTCTCGTGGCTGCTGCGTAAAGGGGAATCCCCAGCCTGGAATGTGGTCAGCGAGGTGCGGCGTCCTGATTTGCCCAGTTTTTTGGGTAAAACTCCTGCTGACCTGAAAGAACCGCTGGTGGCAAAGCTGTTTAATTTGGAAATCATCCACGAGGATGATGTGGTGATGTCTCGGGTGACGGGAATGGATCGGATGGCAGAGTTGGGTTGCCGAGCTTTGCTATATTTGCCGATTCAAACTCTGTCTGGGGATATTGGGGTCATCGGTTGTGCTTCTGTGAGCGGAAGACGCCATTGGGAAGCCGGTGAGGTAGAATTACTGAGCGCGGTTTGTTCTAATTTGGCCATTGCGATTAACCAAGCGGATCTTTACCAGCAATCTCGCGAGTCGGCTCGCCTAGCTCTGGCGAAATCTTTGGAGCTAGAACGCACTCTGATGCAGCTACAGCAAACCCAATCTAACCTGGTGCAAGCGGAGAAAATGTCCTCTCTGGGTCAGATGGTGGCTGGTGTGGCCCATGAAATCAATAACCCTGTCAGCTTCATCTATGGCAATCTCATCCATGCCCAGGAATATACCAATGACATTTTAAAAGTCATTCAGCTTTACCGTGAGGCTTATCCCCAGGCGACCCCAGAGATTGATGATGCAATTGATGAGGTAGATTTAGATTATCTGGTAGAAGATTTGCCCCATCTACTATCGTCGATGAAGGTGGGAGCCGATCGGATTCGGGAAATTGTCAAGTCTTTGCGCACCTTCTCCCGTTTGGATGAAGCGGAGAAAAAGCGTGTCAATCTGCACGAGAATATCGACAGTACCTTGATGATTTTACATCACCGCCTGAAGGGCAAGGCCAACACTACCGGCATCCAGGTGATCAAATCCTACGGCCAAATCCCGGAAGTGGATTGCTACTCGGGTCAGCTCAATCAGGTGTTTATGAATCTGATCGCCAATGCGATCGATGCTTTGGAAGATCGCGACCAAGGGCTAAGTATGGCGGAAAAACGCGCTCACCCCAGCACGATCGAAATTACCACTGCTGTGGTGGATGATTGCGTCCGGATTAGCATTGCCGATAATGGTCCCGGTATGAAACGGGAGGTAATTTCTAAAATATTTGACCCATTTTACACTACCAAACCCGTGGGTAAGGGCACTGGCTTGGGTTTATCTATCTCTTACCAGATTGTGGAGCGTCATGGTGGGCAACTGCGCTGTATGTCTGAGTTGGGTCATGGCACCGAATTTATTGTGGCAATTCCTTTGCAAGCCTCGTCCAAGATTTGTTAG
- a CDS encoding HEAT repeat domain-containing protein produces MTKTLCQAHPVLGMNSYPPRLLFLITSFCLSLAPTTTGANTLTRWEVSPNIAAPEVRMWISALHTAATTDNTPHLGGVVKREQVANGNFILASATRPGIIAQNSEPKKTSSQRRWLPLLLLSLATITGAAIFAGVFYLLTRSGGSDEELDAEPTTELQETGGDSAEVETEKRGDVETGLLGANGHLPPQGILPEPETGGILKGDQGTGGLGDGGSVGSVGSVGPTAAPGVGSNLPPPLPHPPTPPHPPVSPSPSHPVTPSPRHPVTPSPGLPITPPPLPLEANHSIPEPDMMQELIRSLYSADASKRRQAIWELGWRGDSRSAQPLVDLMLNSDSKQRSLILAALSEIGTRTLTPLERALAISLQDRNPDVRKNAIRDLTRIYESIGHISQMLRLAVEDSDPEVQETARWALEQLGRLRTHASGNNRTALPTWTVPEDNSPEEIP; encoded by the coding sequence ATGACAAAGACACTATGTCAAGCTCACCCCGTACTAGGAATGAACTCTTATCCTCCCAGACTCTTATTCCTCATTACCAGTTTCTGTCTTAGCTTGGCTCCCACGACCACCGGCGCAAATACCCTTACCCGGTGGGAAGTTAGCCCCAACATCGCTGCACCAGAAGTGAGGATGTGGATATCTGCCCTCCACACTGCAGCTACCACAGACAACACCCCACATCTGGGAGGAGTGGTAAAGCGCGAACAAGTAGCGAATGGCAATTTTATCCTCGCCTCGGCGACCCGCCCCGGCATTATCGCCCAAAATTCAGAACCCAAAAAAACCAGTTCCCAGCGGCGCTGGCTGCCCTTGTTGTTGCTCTCTTTGGCTACTATCACTGGGGCTGCCATCTTCGCCGGAGTATTCTATTTGCTCACTCGGTCTGGTGGTAGCGATGAAGAACTGGACGCGGAACCTACTACTGAACTGCAGGAAACCGGCGGTGACTCCGCAGAAGTGGAGACGGAAAAACGGGGTGACGTGGAGACTGGTTTGTTAGGGGCGAATGGCCATTTGCCCCCACAAGGGATACTACCGGAACCGGAGACCGGGGGGATTTTAAAAGGGGACCAGGGGACTGGGGGACTGGGGGACGGGGGGAGTGTGGGGAGTGTGGGGAGTGTGGGCCCAACGGCTGCGCCAGGAGTGGGAAGCAATCTTCCTCCCCCTCTTCCCCATCCTCCCACCCCTCCCCATCCCCCCGTCTCCCCGTCACCCAGTCACCCCGTCACCCCGTCACCCCGTCACCCCGTCACCCCGTCTCCGGGTCTCCCCATCACCCCGCCTCCCCTGCCCTTGGAGGCTAACCATAGCATCCCAGAACCGGATATGATGCAGGAGTTAATCCGGTCTTTGTACAGTGCTGATGCGAGCAAACGCCGTCAGGCGATTTGGGAGTTGGGTTGGCGGGGGGACTCTCGATCGGCTCAGCCTTTGGTGGATTTGATGCTCAATTCTGACTCTAAACAACGCAGTTTAATTTTGGCGGCACTTTCAGAAATTGGCACCCGCACTTTGACGCCGCTAGAGCGAGCTTTGGCTATTTCCCTACAAGACCGCAATCCTGACGTGCGGAAAAATGCGATTCGGGATTTGACCCGGATTTATGAGTCGATCGGCCACATTAGCCAAATGTTGCGCCTAGCGGTAGAAGACTCGGACCCAGAAGTGCAGGAAACTGCCCGCTGGGCTTTAGAGCAGTTGGGCCGTCTGCGCACCCACGCCAGTGGTAACAACCGCACGGCTTTGCCTACTTGGACAGTTCCAGAAGATAATTCTCCTGAAGAAATCCCCTAA
- a CDS encoding APC family permease, with protein sequence MACGWSLVLAYIFTGMSVLCGLANFSSSLLGQIGIHPSPISLLALGTGLAWYAAYKDIQLSAMTMLWIEGLSVGLILVLGIAIWGHQGFGLDMSQLTLEGTTPGSIAMGLVLVVFGFSGFESATSLGDEAKDPLRTIPKSVLGSTILAGLFFIFMTYVGVFGFAGSSASLAASEQPLAFLAEKIGVGFLGLPIAISALVSFFACVLGTINPAARVFFMMARHGLFHSALGEAHSSNQTPHIAVNLVALVMFIVPASMSLFHVNLFESMGYLGAICSYGFLTVYILVSIAAPVYLHKIKKLRVIDLIFSVLGVLFMAIPLVGSVGIPGNRLFPVPPAPYDAFPYLFLMYLTVACGSFIMQRLRSPEIVDSIEQSIDDIHSRFAEVPVSVNEDS encoded by the coding sequence GTGGCTTGCGGTTGGAGCTTGGTACTGGCATATATATTTACGGGAATGTCGGTTTTGTGTGGATTGGCCAATTTTAGCAGCTCTTTGCTGGGTCAAATCGGCATTCATCCGTCCCCGATTTCCCTGTTAGCACTGGGGACCGGTCTGGCTTGGTATGCCGCCTACAAAGATATCCAGCTATCGGCAATGACAATGTTGTGGATTGAAGGACTATCGGTGGGTTTGATTCTGGTTTTGGGTATTGCCATTTGGGGACACCAGGGTTTTGGCCTGGATATGAGCCAACTCACCCTCGAAGGGACGACCCCAGGCTCGATCGCGATGGGTTTGGTGCTGGTAGTATTCGGCTTTTCCGGCTTTGAAAGCGCCACCTCTTTGGGAGACGAAGCCAAAGACCCTTTGAGAACGATTCCCAAATCAGTCCTGGGTAGTACGATTTTGGCTGGTTTGTTTTTCATCTTTATGACCTATGTGGGAGTGTTCGGTTTTGCGGGCAGTTCTGCATCTCTGGCGGCATCAGAACAACCCCTGGCGTTTCTGGCAGAGAAGATTGGCGTGGGTTTTCTGGGTCTGCCGATCGCAATCAGCGCTCTAGTGAGCTTTTTCGCCTGCGTTTTGGGGACAATCAACCCCGCCGCTCGAGTATTCTTTATGATGGCGCGTCACGGGTTGTTCCACTCCGCATTAGGTGAGGCCCACTCATCCAACCAAACGCCGCACATCGCCGTCAACCTGGTAGCCCTAGTGATGTTCATCGTACCCGCCTCCATGTCACTGTTTCATGTGAATCTATTTGAATCGATGGGCTACTTGGGCGCGATTTGCAGTTACGGATTTCTCACGGTTTACATTCTGGTTTCGATCGCCGCTCCAGTTTATCTACACAAAATCAAAAAGCTGCGGGTGATTGATCTGATATTTTCGGTTCTCGGTGTCCTGTTCATGGCCATCCCCCTGGTGGGCAGCGTCGGTATTCCGGGCAACCGCTTGTTTCCAGTACCCCCAGCTCCCTACGATGCCTTTCCCTATCTCTTCCTGATGTACCTCACAGTCGCCTGCGGGTCGTTTATCATGCAAAGATTGCGGTCTCCGGAAATCGTGGATTCGATAGAGCAGAGCATCGATGACATTCACTCCCGATTCGCCGAAGTACCGGTATCGGTGAACGAAGACAGCTAA
- a CDS encoding prohibitin family protein, whose protein sequence is MTKDKITYLIMQNGEVEIPTMVARATKKNRDLTAVKFVVMFLFAFGLLASCFVIIGPGQRGVLMQFGRIEEQILGEGIHLIIPLVNTVEKISVRVQNQEISAEASSKDLQEVYTDVALNWHIMPSAVNLIFQRVGDSPAIVGRIINPALEEVLKAVMAKYTAEEIITKRGEVKAGVDDHLKSRLANYYIAVDDISLVHVRFSQRFSDAVEAKQIAEQEAKRAEFIAQKAAKEAEAKVNLAKGEAEAQRLLRDSLTPELLTKQAIEKWNGELPVIVGSDAKQVVNLTDIITSHQTATTP, encoded by the coding sequence GTGACCAAGGACAAAATAACATATTTAATCATGCAAAATGGTGAAGTTGAAATTCCAACTATGGTCGCGAGAGCTACCAAAAAAAACCGAGATTTAACAGCGGTTAAGTTCGTAGTGATGTTTTTATTCGCCTTCGGGCTATTGGCCAGTTGTTTTGTCATCATCGGACCGGGACAGCGGGGGGTATTGATGCAGTTTGGCCGCATTGAAGAGCAGATTTTGGGCGAAGGCATTCATCTAATAATTCCCCTAGTCAATACCGTAGAAAAAATCAGCGTCCGAGTGCAAAATCAAGAAATATCAGCGGAAGCATCTTCTAAAGATTTGCAGGAAGTTTATACCGATGTGGCGCTGAACTGGCATATTATGCCATCGGCGGTGAATTTAATCTTTCAGCGGGTCGGGGATTCTCCGGCGATCGTCGGGCGAATTATCAACCCCGCCCTGGAAGAAGTCCTCAAAGCCGTGATGGCCAAATACACCGCCGAAGAAATCATCACCAAGCGAGGAGAAGTCAAAGCCGGAGTCGATGACCACCTGAAATCACGTCTAGCTAATTATTACATTGCTGTAGATGATATTTCTCTCGTTCACGTGCGCTTTTCCCAGAGATTTAGCGACGCCGTAGAAGCCAAACAAATTGCCGAACAAGAAGCAAAGCGGGCAGAATTCATTGCCCAAAAAGCCGCCAAAGAAGCCGAAGCCAAAGTCAACTTAGCCAAAGGAGAAGCCGAAGCCCAAAGATTGCTCCGGGATAGTTTAACCCCGGAGCTGCTGACGAAACAAGCAATTGAGAAATGGAATGGGGAATTACCAGTAATTGTGGGCAGCGATGCCAAACAAGTGGTGAATTTGACTGATATCATCACATCCCATCAGACCGCAACCACGCCATAA
- a CDS encoding LD-carboxypeptidase, translating into MLKSPTPLQFPPPLQPGDLLRVVAPSGCLRNREVFEQGLEIWRDRGYQVQLDPGYDDAFGHLAGTDPRRRQRLADAWQDEECAGILCVRGGFGASRLLEQWQWPDVATPKWLIGFSDITSLLWSLFGLGVGSVHGPVLTTLGAEPDWSLARLFDLVEGRKLPPLQGQGWVGGKARGLLLPANLTVATHLLKTKWQPSFEGVILAFEDIGEAPYRLDRALTQWRMLGDFQGVRGIALGRFSSCENDPGVPTLTSEEVLRDRLCDLGIPIAAALPFGHEGVNAALPVGAMVDLDGFNGTLAIDN; encoded by the coding sequence ATGTTGAAATCTCCTACTCCCCTTCAATTTCCGCCTCCTCTCCAACCGGGAGACCTGCTGCGCGTCGTGGCTCCTTCTGGCTGCCTGCGCAACCGGGAGGTGTTTGAGCAAGGTTTAGAAATCTGGCGCGATCGGGGCTATCAGGTGCAGCTAGACCCTGGTTATGATGATGCTTTTGGTCATCTAGCAGGCACGGACCCCCGCCGCCGCCAGCGGTTGGCGGATGCTTGGCAAGATGAGGAATGCGCTGGCATTCTCTGCGTCCGTGGCGGTTTCGGTGCCTCTCGGCTGCTGGAACAATGGCAATGGCCCGATGTGGCAACGCCGAAATGGTTAATCGGCTTTTCTGATATTACCAGTCTGCTTTGGAGTTTGTTTGGCTTGGGTGTGGGTAGCGTTCACGGTCCGGTCTTGACCACCTTGGGAGCGGAGCCGGACTGGTCGCTGGCGCGTTTGTTTGACCTGGTGGAAGGTCGTAAACTACCTCCGTTGCAGGGTCAAGGTTGGGTGGGGGGTAAAGCTCGGGGACTTTTGCTCCCGGCGAATCTCACGGTAGCTACTCACTTGCTGAAAACTAAGTGGCAACCGAGTTTCGAGGGGGTGATTCTGGCTTTTGAGGACATAGGTGAGGCTCCCTATCGCCTAGACCGAGCTTTGACTCAGTGGCGGATGCTGGGAGATTTCCAGGGGGTGCGGGGGATTGCTTTGGGGCGGTTCAGTAGCTGCGAGAATGACCCAGGGGTGCCGACTTTGACCAGTGAGGAGGTGTTGCGCGATCGCCTCTGTGATTTGGGTATCCCGATCGCCGCCGCCCTCCCCTTCGGTCACGAGGGCGTTAACGCCGCTCTCCCGGTAGGCGCAATGGTGGACCTCGATGGGTTTAACGGCACTCTGGCAATTGACAATTGA
- a CDS encoding cadmium resistance transporter → MSWLISTIITGITSFVATNIDDMVIMMLFFARLDQSFRPKHIIIGKYLGFGALIAASLPGFFGAALVPKTWIGLLGFVPILIGITYLANSDDKEKQIPATTNQINSSRVNIPLVATITSILDAKTYEVAAITFANGGDNIGIYVPIFANSDLPTLAVLLSVFGLALGVWCHLAYLLSQHPRLAPILTRYGKRLVPFVLIGLGLSILIESGAYQLLPPFSSLSK, encoded by the coding sequence TTGAGTTGGCTCATCAGCACCATCATTACAGGCATCACCTCCTTTGTCGCTACCAATATTGACGATATGGTGATTATGATGCTGTTCTTCGCCAGACTTGACCAAAGTTTCCGCCCCAAACACATCATCATCGGTAAATATCTCGGCTTCGGCGCCCTAATTGCCGCTAGTTTGCCGGGATTTTTCGGGGCGGCACTGGTGCCGAAAACCTGGATCGGACTCCTCGGTTTTGTCCCCATCCTCATTGGCATCACATACCTGGCCAACTCTGATGACAAAGAAAAGCAAATTCCGGCAACTACTAACCAAATCAACTCCTCACGAGTCAACATTCCCCTAGTTGCCACCATCACCAGCATCCTCGATGCCAAAACCTATGAAGTAGCCGCCATTACCTTCGCCAATGGCGGAGACAATATCGGCATTTACGTCCCCATATTTGCTAACAGCGATTTGCCCACTTTGGCAGTCCTCCTTAGCGTCTTCGGTTTGGCACTCGGAGTTTGGTGTCACCTTGCCTACCTCCTCAGCCAGCATCCCCGTCTGGCCCCGATTTTGACTCGTTATGGCAAGCGTCTCGTCCCTTTCGTCTTGATTGGTCTGGGGTTGTCCATATTGATAGAAAGTGGCGCTTATCAATTGTTGCCTCCCTTTAGCAGTTTGTCCAAGTAA
- a CDS encoding cadmium resistance transporter, whose protein sequence is MNQLITSVPTGFTAFTATNLDDIVILLLFFSQVNAVFRRRHIVAGQYLGFAALVVASLPGFFGTMIFPRPWIGLLGLIPIAIGLSRLVNPEEDDDSPEAEPASPTETNGRWSSFLSPQTYSVAAVTFANGGDNIGIYAPLFASTSLESLLVILGTFFSLVGVWCYTAYQLTRLPAIASSLTRYGNYLVPYVCIGLGVVILANSHTLENPFLASFSLLACGAVSVFLFRNNSLPEAVETGSPSLPEETSTDLKRPY, encoded by the coding sequence ATGAATCAACTAATCACATCTGTTCCCACCGGTTTCACCGCCTTTACGGCGACAAACCTGGACGATATCGTGATTTTGCTGCTGTTCTTCTCCCAAGTCAATGCCGTATTTCGCAGAAGGCATATCGTCGCCGGTCAGTATCTCGGTTTTGCCGCCTTAGTGGTAGCGAGCCTCCCCGGTTTCTTCGGCACCATGATTTTCCCCCGCCCTTGGATTGGGCTGTTAGGCTTAATTCCCATTGCCATCGGTTTGAGCCGCCTAGTCAACCCAGAAGAAGACGACGACTCCCCAGAAGCTGAACCCGCCTCACCCACAGAAACTAACGGAAGATGGAGCAGTTTTCTCTCTCCCCAAACCTACAGCGTGGCAGCGGTGACATTCGCCAACGGCGGCGATAACATTGGTATCTATGCCCCCCTATTTGCTAGCACCAGTTTAGAGAGCCTCTTGGTCATCCTCGGTACATTCTTCTCCCTAGTGGGAGTTTGGTGTTACACCGCTTACCAGCTCACCCGCCTGCCCGCGATCGCCTCCAGCCTCACCCGCTACGGCAATTACCTAGTACCATATGTGTGCATCGGTTTAGGCGTCGTGATTTTAGCCAACAGCCACACCCTAGAAAACCCCTTCTTAGCATCTTTTTCCCTCCTCGCCTGCGGCGCTGTAAGCGTGTTTTTGTTCAGAAATAACAGCCTGCCAGAAGCAGTAGAAACAGGTTCACCATCCCTCCCAGAAGAAACCAGCACCGACTTAAAACGCCCCTACTAA
- the rpiA gene encoding ribose-5-phosphate isomerase RpiA, with protein MSAAADPVTLMKSMVGKAAADRVVSGSIVGLGTGSTTAYAIEYIGKRLASGEIKDVKGVPTSFQAEVLAKQYGIPLATLDDVDRIDVAIDGADEVDPNKNLIKGGGAAHTREKVVDALAEQFIVVVDSSKLVDQLGSTFLLPVEVLPMAKTPVMRAIEKLGGKPQLRMGVKKAGPVITDQGNFVIDVKFDAIDNPAELEKTLNNIPGVLENGLFVGVTDVVLIGEIKDGQPLVREM; from the coding sequence ATGAGTGCAGCAGCAGACCCAGTTACATTGATGAAGTCTATGGTGGGTAAAGCCGCCGCCGATCGGGTTGTGTCCGGGTCGATCGTCGGTCTCGGCACCGGTTCCACCACTGCCTACGCTATTGAGTATATCGGCAAGCGCCTAGCATCCGGGGAAATTAAAGATGTCAAAGGCGTTCCTACTTCCTTTCAAGCGGAAGTTCTCGCCAAACAGTATGGCATCCCTCTGGCGACCCTGGACGATGTGGACCGCATCGATGTGGCGATCGACGGTGCTGATGAAGTGGACCCCAACAAAAACCTGATCAAAGGCGGCGGAGCGGCCCATACCCGGGAAAAGGTGGTGGATGCTTTAGCCGAGCAGTTTATCGTGGTGGTGGATAGTTCCAAGCTGGTAGATCAGCTCGGTTCTACTTTCCTCCTCCCGGTGGAAGTGCTACCGATGGCCAAAACCCCGGTAATGCGAGCTATTGAAAAACTTGGTGGTAAACCACAGCTCCGCATGGGGGTGAAAAAAGCTGGTCCGGTGATTACCGACCAGGGTAATTTTGTGATTGACGTGAAATTTGACGCGATCGACAACCCCGCCGAACTGGAAAAAACCCTCAACAACATCCCAGGCGTTTTAGAAAACGGTCTGTTTGTCGGCGTCACCGATGTGGTACTCATCGGCGAAATCAAAGACGGTCAGCCATTAGTCCGGGAAATGTAG